Sequence from the Puntigrus tetrazona isolate hp1 chromosome 11, ASM1883169v1, whole genome shotgun sequence genome:
agttccTGAACTCGGTGCGTCTGTGGGACTTCATCGAGGAGCGTGAGCACCGCGGGACGCCGGCGTTCGAGGACGAGGTCAGTGAGCTGGGAGAGCTCTTCATGCAGCTGTCCGGAGCCGGAGAGACGAGCGGCTCGTCCGCAGCACGCTGACCCGCCTCCGCCGCGACCCGGACCGGGGGGAAGGACATGTGCATCCGCGGCTGGCCACACGTGTTCGTGCTACAGCATATAGTTCATCCGTACGAATCCGAAAACTCTATTCAAGCACCTGTATGGTCTCTGTAGGCTGCTGTATCCTCCTGACCTGCATTGGGATTTTGCCAGATTTTTTTAACGTCATGCCCAAAGACGAATGTATGATGGGAACTGAAATCTCTCTGGCACATTTTCAAATGCACTCCAGTAGTGTATTACAGAAATACTGTTaagtgtaaaaagaaaaaaagaaaaaaaaagaaagaaataaatagtaaCCATTGCACTTAGTTCAGATAACATTATATTCATAACGTTTGGGCATCATGCAATACGGCTGTGGTTGAAAACAGTAAGCATTGATTTTGTCGCCAGTGAATGGACCTGTTGATATTTTAGGAGCATCTGGATTCTAGATACTTCATTTCGGACTCAACTGATACCATAGTACTGAATTCACTCATCTGGTTTACTCTGATTATGGGTTAGTATATTCTGTTTTCTGAATTGTATTGTTGAGTGACACTGGAGCGAGTGTAATAAACCGTTTAGTGACCGAGTGGCCTGCGTCAATTAATTCAGTTCCTTCAAACCCTGCTAATAACTGAAGACCAGCTCGTTAAAAGGGAAGATATCAGTGAAAAGCAGGCGTTTATATCAGAAGAACAGAAGAAGGGCTTATAATTAATACGTAATCAACGCAATTCCCTAACTTGCGTTTTtccatgcatgtgttttttcgGCTTTTGGTTTCGTGAAAGAGTTTACCTGCTGAGTTTACTAATGTAGTCAAAACCAGTATTTATGAAAATAGCCAACCATTTCATGGGTCAAAATGGTCCATtattcttttatgccaaaatcattaggatgtcAAGTGAAGCTCATGGTCCGCGAAGACATTTCGTAAGTTTCCTTCTGTAAATATCTCAAAACAGTAGTAgcatgcattgctaaaaacttaatttggacaacttcaaaagtcgattttctcaatatttgtattttcgtgcgctcagattttcaaatagctgcATCTCGGCCACATAGGAAACCACGCATCGACAGAAAGCTTATTAAAAAGCTCTCCAACGCGTTTAAAGGTAAACCTGATGTGTGCCATATTCAGACTAAACGCCACCTGCTactgattttaaaatcataagaCTTTACGTTGATCGCACGAGGAAGAAAACATGGCTGTCAGGTCGTCGTATTCGAACTACATCACATAGTCAATATCGAGCAATATCACACTAGTAGGAgtattaatttcagcatttattcagaccaacatcagatttttcttaaaagaaTAGCAGTATTACGGactatgcattttattatggatattttgtaagcaacagtttgaagtgAAAGACGTCTTGGTTTGTCTCAGCGTttttcttctccagatgttcaccgatggaccggagtgctgtggattattgtgatgttttcatctcgttctgacggcacccattggctgcagagcatccgtcgAGTCCGTAGAAATCGGTTCCGTCCCGCTAACCTCGAAGCGCCGTCTGCGCTTGACAAGAAGCCATAATCTTCTCATCTTAAAAACCGAGCTTGTGTGGTgcatttaacttaattttattaaaatacaatgaatAAACAATCTGTCAAGTTTACAAGTTAATCTTCCactaaaagccaaaaaaaacgGATCCCTAGTAAGTCTCGTGATAAAGTTAATACCCACTCTTCCTTCTTGGATTTCTGTAACATACACACAGTCAAAGAGACAGCAAGACACAAGATGGTAAAGTGCTCCCTACACCTTGTGCTAGGAGGCGTTTCGATAAAGCCACGAGCGGCACTGGCACTTAGGGAGTATACAGCCGGGGCCTCGGCTTCCAGGCACGTGATTGTACGGGTGACGAAAGCCGGCGGAGCTCGGAGCGGTCCCGCTCGGTACAGATCAAAGAGGAAGAAAGTGCTGTTAGCGTTCCCTCGGCACTGAAGAGAGGTCCAGCTCGAGCGGGTGAACCAAAGACCTAACACGGAGTACACTAGACGGAGCGCAGGAACACGGCGTCACTTGAAGGCGGAGGAGAGCGCCAGCGTGCAGACGTTGATGTCCTCGGTGTGCGAGGCTCTGTGGAGCGACGGCTCCGACGCGCTGCGGTTTATTTTAGGGAGCGAGTGCTGGAGCAGCTCGATCGAGGACAGGATCTAGGAGAGAAACGAGCACAGACGTGGTCAGACACCGATATCTGGTTAGAGATGGCTACAATCCATTTCCTGTGACGGTGCAGAGAGCTCACCTGGGGAAACAGCGGCCGGTCGTCTTTGGACTTCTGGATGCAGTCGGCGACGAGCCTCTTCATGGCTTTGGGACAGCTCTTGTAGAGTTTGCTGAGGTCAGGGGTCAGATAGCCTCTCCCCACCATGAAGATGATCTGCGTGCAACGCGGCAGGGAACAGCTCGCTTTACTCAAAACTAAAACAGGAACTAGCTTTTTACACCGCATGCACAATGTGAAAGCTTCCCTGTGCCAAAGGCACCGTACTGTGATGTAGTGGGAGGCTGTATGCGATACGACTCGGGGCTTTCTTTCAGTGCCGCGCATAGACGACATGTCGGCCGTTTTGGGAAAGCAATAGCAAAGCAGTTGCACCGAATCTTCGTGCCAGATTTTAATACTTTGTTTCCGTTATCTTGGGTTTTCTCACAATCAAACATAACGGCCTTCGTTTCGCCTCattatcaagcagcaaaacaatgTCGCAGGCTACAAAAGCAGCGAGTGTGCTTTAAAATGGACCTTTGGCCTTTGGGCGCCTAAATTTAGCAGCAGGGCTCGTGAGCGCTCGGGATCACTGCCAAACACATTTCAGAGTCACGCTGCTGTGAGCACGAGCTCGCACTCGATACCACGCACCCGCCATTATCACGCACCGAGCTGACGCTGCATGCTAAACACGCCGTCTCACGCCTCGACTAGCGGCCTCAACCAACGTCTCCGAGGTGACGGCCTTGCAAAGAAATCCCCAAGTCATATTTAAGCACAAAACCATCAAATTAGATCTAGCATAAACAACGAAGagtaccataaaaaaaaaaaaaacaatgcacaaagtcttaacagtttttttgcaaaaaataaaagccccTCGTGTTAAAATATTGTCCTAGCAGGCGTGTAAAGGTCAAAGCCCGTGCTGTTTGATGGTGGACTGTTGTATGACATCCATGATCATGTGATATCTACAGGCTGATGGTGTTATTGTACCTGATCTCTGTTTCCAGTCATAGAATAAGGCAGTTCTCCCGTCATCAGCTCATACAGGACGATACCGTACGAGTACACATCCGACTGAAAACTGTAAGGATTGTTGTCCTGCATCCGGATGACCTCGGGAGCCTGCAGAACATCAGTATCAGAGAGTATTACACAACACACCCTTTCCTACAACGTGCTCAGGCCGTCCGAGATGAGGAGGAGTGCGTTTCTTCATCAGGTCAGTTTCATCagcggatgctctgcagtgaatgggtgccgtcagaatgagagtctgattaaaacatcatcGGCGAATCGACGAACTCTCAAACtaattattgtttgtttcatattaaaGCTTCTTATAGTGAAAAAGtcttctggtctgaatcaggagagaagtCTAGGATGCACTTTTCCgcttatattttggttttattggcttggactctcattctgacggcacccattcaccgcagagcatgcATTGCTGAGAAAGcgatgctgcatttctccaaatctgatgaagaatcAAACTCATCCACATCTTGCGTGACCTTAGCCGAGGACGTTCTCAGCAAATGCTGGTTTGGGCCCGAATTATTCCTCTAACGCACCATCCACAGAATGGATCCAGACGGCTGCTCCACTCGATGCGGGCCGCTCCACCGCGCCTTGACCGTGGCCAGACCAAAATCACCGATCTTCACCGTCAGCCCTTCATGTAGGAAGATATCTGAGCTTCCGTTAAGGGGATTTCTGACAGCTTGAACACTACATTCACAGGAGCACAAGTATGACACGCATCGAAAATAAACCTCCTCTGTAGAGGCAGCAGCAGCTTCATGCAATAGAGAAAAAAGAGGGTGTCGAATTGAGTTGTTCATAAAAGATACTGTTTGACTTCATGTCTCGATGGATGATATTCTTTGCATGCAGGTAACTAGAAGACAAAAGACATTACGAGTTATTAATTCTGTATTCCTAGTGTTTTCTTCTATCATTATAATCATGctggtagagaaaaccgtcaggCGTTAACTGACAAAACCACCTTTGAGTTTACATATAAACACTCCCCTATGttgaactattttaaaagcTTCTATAAATAGCGGATGGTATCATGCTGTCAAAATGCAAATCTGTTACTGAAAATATCCTATGCTGTCAAACACACTGTGCTCTGCGCTCTTAATTGTTTTACACTACAACTACCACAGGTCCAAAACCTTTTCAATACGATCGTGAAGACTGAACGTATTTATTGCATCGATAAGCGATGCTCTTCTGTTCAAACGtaagatgttttgaaagaattctCTACTGCTTTCCCAGgcttaattaatttctttaaaaatacagtaaaaatagtcaCAAAAGCATTCAGTTCAAAATGCGATTTAGTGTTATCAAAAGATTAATCGcgatttatttaatccaaaagttatttatagtgtatactgtgtgtgtgtgtgtatgtatatatatatatatatatatatatatatatatatatatatatatataatatatatacatatataaatgcaagcatgcatacatttaagaaaaatatgtactACTAAATACAGACagaacacatatatacagtaaacaaaCTTAttctggatgcaattaattgtttgatcaCACTTACTAGTGAAAAACTTTATAAAAGtcacaataaatgtaatgaacTCCTTGCTGgacattaattaatttcttctttttaccTCAAACGTTTGAATTATACTGTATAATTTCGATGCAATAAGCAGTTTTAGCTAGTGTAATATGGgctgcattttcatttacttcatGGTTTGAGGATGATGTCATGTTTGTGTTGGCGTTGAAGTAATCAATGTACTATTTTCACCAAAATGCTCTTAATTGAGTCGACGCACAGCTTTTGACATCAACGACCAAACCGCTGAGGTAAGGGCGTCTGTGCTATTCGATACACCTGTTAATTTCCCTGTCCCGACCATACGAGAGCATTTGGTTAGTTTCGTGATAGTATTTGCATTCAGCAAATAACAGCGTTTAGGGTTGCAGAAGGCTGGTTGAGATCAGGGGCTCTGAAACCTTGAGCAGCTCTCTAAACACTCACTCCATGCCCTGCGCCGTCTGTCTGGCGATGTCCATCAGCTGGAACATCTGGAAGTTGGTCTCCTGCACGTGCAGATGTTTGTAGAGACTGCTTCCTTCACACCACTGCGTCACAATGGCCAAGTTTGCCTTGGTCATGTATcccataaacaaaacaatattgacGTGCCTGGTCTTCCTGTAACAACGACAAAGAGAGCGCTTGGGTCGTGCGGCCTGCGGAGGCTTACAGCATGTGGACAAGGTCATTAAAATGGCACGATGCAAATGTTTCTCTATATACTCAGCGCTTGGGTATTTCACTACAAACAATCTCCATTTTCATCTCTGGTTTACCTGAGAACAGCTACTTCATTGCGAAAGGCCTGTAACTGCTCTGGTGTGGGATTTGTGACCTTTAAAATCTTCACAGCAACATCACCTGAAAATACATAAAGACTTAATAATAAGAAAGGAGGTTTTTTCCCCTCCAAGCCTGTCTATCTATTATTACTACAGAAACCGGCACACAACACGCACACTACACTCACAGCCGTGCACTCACACTACttattaatcagttttttttattttaggtaaatAGTGGCCAAATTATAACCATTGGTTccaataattcattaatttgttccctcattttagttaaattatgGCTACAAATTAACTTGAGGgaacaaagtaaaataatacgGCCATGACTTAACTAAAACAAGAGAACTAATTAAGTCATGGGAACGAATTTTTAAATTGTGGCCGtgatagcttttatttttccccTGCGTGCCAtgcatatatcaaaatataacgATTTCACTTCATTTTGCTTGAAATGCACCCTACAAATATACTCAATCATTCAGGATACCAGTGACTTGTACATGCACTAcatggacaaaagtattggtaCCCCCTTCTTTAGAACAGAAAAGGGCACTTCTGTGGCAACAAAGGTTTAAATAATTGATGTATGTATCTGTTGCAAGTGTtggaagtgtctaaaatgactgTAGCCATATGTACAAGTCTGGTTTCCGCAAACCAGTCAAGCTCTGTCTCGAACAATCATTTCTTTATGAATCTTATACACATAGGGAATGTCATATCAGAAGAGATAGGGGTCCCGTCTAAACCATTACATGCTTAAACATTGGGTTTtgtaattactaaaaaaaacctgtttgacATTTGTCGCAATACTTGTATTTTAATCACTGATGTATGCATTTTGGAAGCTCCATAGAGCCAAACACAAAACGCTCAAGACATCATTTTCACTGGATGTGTTCGATGCCATTGTAAAACAGCTATTATATGCGCTCACGTCAGCTGAATGCTAACAACACGAAATCACATCACGATGTGAGAGAGATCTTACCATGCCACTTCCCTTTGTAAACTGTGCCGAAAGACCCTGAGCCGATCCTGGAGAGCAGAACCACCTCAGTGGCCTCGATCTCCCAGTAATAGCTGGAATCTCTCTTCTCTCTGGGACGCTAGAGACCAGAAACACCGTCAGCCAGCGTCCAGTGAAGTAAACAGACATGTAGGGTAACGTTTCAAACACATCGGCGGAGCACCGATCTAAACCGTGTGCAGAAAGTTTTTCTGCTCTGGCGTCTGATCGTTCACGTGCCACTTACGATGCGTTTTTCCTGAGTGTTCGTCGCAGGCGCTTTCTCCCTGTGTGCCGGAGCCGGGGTTTTGGACCACTCCGTCGGGCTTCCTGCGAGGGAACATGAAGGGACGCTTAAGAACACATCTCAGCCTTAGCTTCGCTGTGAAATCTGAGGAAAAAGTCTGAAAAGGCCCTCACCTGATTCATCTCGCCCTAAAGCTTCCTGTGAAGTCAGAGGGAAGCACCATTTTAACAAAGACAGTTCAGGATGCAAACGAATTCAATGCTGATTTTAGGAGAAAAGCGAGCGCTGTCACCTGATAAGCAGCCTCGTCGACCGGCTGGGTGGTGCTCACCATGTGGACGTTTGGGGTGGAGGTGGACAGCACTTTATGACTGAGAGAGACGCCGGAGGACGGCATGGGGGTGATGTAGTTTAAAGCGTTCGGCGTGGAGTATCTGTGATAGGGGCTGCAGAAGGGAGACCCAGTTTGtgcacattttctttctttcaatgtCTTTATAAGATTAAACTTTGCTGCAAAATGTATACTTTCACATGACTTTTCGTGCAGATATTGATTCTATTAAATAATTgcttaaatttatatttacattgaaaTTTTGCATGATGCAAAAACGGTGCTAAATGAGATTATATTCAAGACgatatgcaaatgtaatttttctaatatcattttgcaaattaaaagtCCTGCTGAAAAGGGAAAgaccaaaaaccaaaaattatattatttaaattttcttctttttttttaatctaatactGGTGAAGGCATACAAGgtattgttgtgtttttaaattgcacatttatatGCTGCTATGTTAAAAGGATGCAAAAAGCGCTGATTTGGTGGAATGACCCAGTGTAGAGTTGATACTGTTACAGCAAACGTAGGAAAGACTAAAAAAGATTGAATGCCCCTAGCGCATCTGAAAACAAAGACTCGTAGCAGAAGACTTAGATCTTGATTACGGATTAGGTTCCTGATGCGTATCAGAGCATTTTATGTGAAAGTGACCTAAACTAACCAGGTGAAAAACTTAATGAAAGTTACGCAGACTAGACCAGTAAGTGATTTTATCATGCCAGCAACATCTTCTGAAACGGTGTGCATTTTCGCATTAACGCTTGTTGTCGTAAAAACGATTTTCAGAGAAAATCTCGTGCCACAAATGCCGTTGACAGATATTAATCTTGACTGCTGAGAAGCGAGTATCTCCACAAGGTTAATCATTTAAGCactaaatggcaaaaaaaaaaaaagattaaccattatatatagtcaaaatattttaaaatgcacgcATGGTTTCCAGATAAAGTAAAGTGGCAGTTTTTCAGCAAACGATCACCTGAAATGCTTTAATACAAGGAACTACAGGCATGAAACACAAGGAAGAAAACGATAACAATGTGGCGTCTTGACATGCTTTGATCTGAAGTGAGGACTTGTCAAGTGAGTTCACCACATCGGAGGTAAATATAGAAACAGGCTATATTTACCTGAAGGAGAATTTAGAGTTCTGCATGCGACGGGACGAGAGGGGAGGGAGCGCCGGGGTCCCGTTCTCTCCGGGAGTGGGGAACAGCctggaaaaacacacaccagCCAATAACACAGACGCTTCATGACAGCAAACCCCCACCGGCTACGCTACATCTCATTTGAGATGGACTAATGAGGGATTTTCCTTGGTATAATCTTAGAAAACATTGCGTTTGtatattttcgtttttttttaatgatgcatgGCTTTGAACGAGCTCCAGAAGAATGGACCTTTGTACCGTGAATTACCTGATTTTCATCGATAGACATCTACAAAGCTCACGGCGAGAGGGCCTCTATGCAAAACTCTAGAGCCTTCCCTTGAACTGCATCTGCATGTCTATCTAAAAGCCTGTTCATTATGAAATGCGATGAAACGGCGTATCAAACAAAACCAGCATGGTTCACGCCTTCTGAGATTTCACCACCGAATTCGTCCTACTGTTTAGCCCCGTGCAGGCGGCAGCTCGCTCTTTCCTGAACGGTGTTCGTTCGTGAGCACTCACAGAAGCTGCCGGATGTTGCTCCAGTCCACGCACATCGTGGGCACTTTGGTGCTGCAGTGCTCGTGAAATTTGTAGCCGCACGTCTGACATCTGAAGCCGTGCAGGAGAAACTTCTGACAGATGTCACAAAAGGCCAGCTTCAAAAAGGTTTTCCGTACCTGCGGAAGGGGGGGCGGTCGTTAGAGACGCAGCAAAGACGGCGGCAGCTCGGTTTGAACTTCATGGGAACTCACGAAGTTGTGCGTAGTCAGGGGTACGTGATCCAAGACTTCAACCAGCAACTCCTCTCCGACCAGCGAGGTAGAATCAGTGCTCCAATCCATACGCAGCTTTTTACTGAACAGAGAGAATAGCGTTAGCTCTTTCGTTAACTCACCGTAAGGCCCATGACTCTCTACTATCCACTCAAGATCAGTCAGGTTACACTgagatcattttcattttcaaatctaTACCTATATCAATATCCAGCCCTAccaaatacaatacattttaaaaatagtaatagtcTTTTTCTGTTCATCGGTGGTCAAGCTACAGAATTAATTTGGCTTCAATGCAATGCTTGTTGATAGCTGTGCGCATACAGCGAGGAAAAGACAATGCGccttatttttccttttctccgTAGGCCACAACTTACAACGAATGTTCTCGATGAAGCTTGAAGACCGCGCAGCATTCAGGCTGAAGGCCACGGACTTTCAGGGCTTTGATGAGGCAGCTGTGCAGCGTCATACCCGGTCGCACATTCACCTATTAACACACCATTTCAATTTGTTACAACTTAAATCCTGATCCGGGCAACCTTAACATGCTTGTTCATGCCTTTTATTGTCAGTTTGAGTCTGTTTGAATATTTGAGAATGCTACTTATATCAACTAGAACTTCATGAGTTTGTGagtcaaaaattaaaaagggtTTTCATGCAAAACAATAAGTGTAATACAGCATCgaattgttgtttttgaatagaatagaaagttTTTACCAAAGCATTTTTACCACGATTTACCGAAAACagccactaaaatgtcattcattatGACAATCTTGTCAGGCGTATTTACCAGAACGATTTAggacataataaaaacaaattagtcAGATACTTCTTAAttcaattttgcatttttaaactttaagcaACTACACTAAGCATGCTacttattcatatatatatatatatatatatatatatatatatatatatatatatatatatatatatatatatatatatatatattatttatttatttatttattaattattatttttaatttatttatacatatatatttaaatttttattttggtctgAATAAGTATGTTGTTtcaatttttacataaactttACACCAAATGAAAATGGAACTTATGGAGATTATTTCACTTGCATTTTACACCACCaaaacttatttaaaaccttaaaagtagacactttacgtgcatttaatatttaattctacATATAAAATCATGTCTGGCTCATTTCTTTTGACGCACACATTTAAATGCCTTCTACAAACAAACAGCTCACAATGTTGAAGCAGGATAATATCACGCTTATGATATTGTGCCAAACATTCGGTGAAAACACAGATTAGGCTGTTCTCTTGTTACCACAGTCCGCTGTTTGTTGGGCAGGTAGACACGGATTGTGCTGCTCGTTTTCGAGTCTGGGATTCGCCCGTCATCGGACAACCTCCGGTACGGGAAGTTCTTGAGGATGGTGGGAGACATGCAGGAATCTTCAAACACTGAGTCTTTGCACCCAAACCCATGACTGATGTTCTTCCAGGCCCCTTGAATGTGCTCCATCACGGCGGGCAGCGGCAGACTTCAGTGATCTGGCATGAGAGCAGAACAAATACAAATCACCCGTCCTCGTAAACATACGGATCCCAAGTCAAGGACGTGGCCAAAACAATGgcccttaaaggaacactccactttttatGGAAATAGGCTTCGAGCGAGTTTTACCGCTTCAGAGTtttttagcatagatcactgaatccaattagaccactAGCATGGCGTTCAGAAATGATTAAAGAGTCATTATAAGCCACAAAGTTATTCCTATTTAAATTTGACACTTCTTTAGTTATATCGTGTATATTCCTGAATGGGCTCAACGACGGTAAAACGTATTAACTCTATGCAAAAAATGCAGTGTACCTTTAACACAGAAATTAAATCACTCTCAGAAGATGAGTTTgctcagatttggagaaacgtgCCTcagcggtgaatgggtgccgtcagaatgagagcccaaacagctgattaaaaaataatccacagcactccagtccatcagataacactgtgatgtttttatcatccgTTTGGaccctcattctgacggcacccattcactgcagcaaGAGCAAGTAATGCTACACTGCATGAAGTATGCGTCGAAAGTGAGCAAAACGAATCTTTAGCAGGCAAGgcataaattataatatagcctatggttaaaaaaaacaaaaacatttcctaCTTCTCATCTAGTACCGGCAACTCTGAAGTGGGTATTGTATTTGTAATGCGACTACGTGACTCGCAGCAACGACCCTCCAAAACAGCGAGCATACGGTTTATAAACAAGGTCACCTGCAGGACTTAATCTAATGTGGTGTAATGCAGTCTTTCT
This genomic interval carries:
- the raf1b gene encoding RAF proto-oncogene serine/threonine-protein kinase, which encodes MEHIQGAWKNISHGFGCKDSVFEDSCMSPTILKNFPYRRLSDDGRIPDSKTSSTIRVYLPNKQRTVVNVRPGMTLHSCLIKALKVRGLQPECCAVFKLHREHSFKKLRMDWSTDSTSLVGEELLVEVLDHVPLTTHNFVRKTFLKLAFCDICQKFLLHGFRCQTCGYKFHEHCSTKVPTMCVDWSNIRQLLLFPTPGENGTPALPPLSSRRMQNSKFSFSPYHRYSTPNALNYITPMPSSGVSLSHKVLSTSTPNVHMVSTTQPVDEAAYQEALGRDESGSPTEWSKTPAPAHREKAPATNTQEKRIRPREKRDSSYYWEIEATEVVLLSRIGSGSFGTVYKGKWHGDVAVKILKVTNPTPEQLQAFRNEVAVLRKTRHVNIVLFMGYMTKANLAIVTQWCEGSSLYKHLHVQETNFQMFQLMDIARQTAQGMDYLHAKNIIHRDMKSNNIFLHEGLTVKIGDFGLATVKARWSGPHRVEQPSGSILWMAPEVIRMQDNNPYSFQSDVYSYGIVLYELMTGELPYSMTGNRDQIIFMVGRGYLTPDLSKLYKSCPKAMKRLVADCIQKSKDDRPLFPQILSSIELLQHSLPKINRSASEPSLHRASHTEDINVCTLALSSAFK